The Opitutales bacterium region TTATTTCCTTTGATTTTGTAGTCTTTAAGATGAAGTACGGGGAGTCTTCCCGTTAGTTTCTTGCACCAAGCAGCTGGGCTCTGACCTCCCAACTGGACCCAGTATGTATCGATCTCTCCTTGTAAATTAGCAGAGGTAGTTTCGGCATACAGATATTCCAAAATCGTCGATTTTGACCCAGGAAATTTGCGGAATTCCATAGCATGGTTGTGATACATGAGCACTTTACCCTGCTCCGACAAAACCTTCCCCGCACGCTCGAGATCTTGGGCAAATTTTTCGATTGATGAACGATCGTCCAGATCTACTTCAGCCGGATAAGGATAAGCTGTATAGCGGCATCCCAAACGCTTAAGGCGTTCTGCTACCAGTTCGGGCTCGTTAATTATATCGAGGGCTGGCTCATGCGTCGCTACGATCTTCAGATCATTCTCAGAACACAGTTCAACAAGTGCTTCTGGCTCGATTAAATCCTTAGCGATCCCACTAATTTGGACATTCTGATAGCCGATATCAGCGACACGCTTCAGGGAGTCTTTGAGATCTGGAAGCGTTCGCTGATATTCCCGCGTGGTGTAAAGGGTTAGGCCAATTTGATCTAGTGTTATCATAGCATCTAAGAGGATCGACTTTCGTCAGCAAACTTTTGGGCAAGCATAGAAAGCTCAGCTGCCTTGAACACATAGTCTTGGTCCATCGCGTGCTCGGTCCGATTTAAACAATCCAGGACAAACTGACCGTAAAATGGATAGCCGATACGCCCTTTACATGGAATTCTGTGCTCACCTTTGTGGTCACACAAGTAGATGATTTGTTTTTC contains the following coding sequences:
- a CDS encoding sugar phosphate isomerase/epimerase produces the protein MITLDQIGLTLYTTREYQRTLPDLKDSLKRVADIGYQNVQISGIAKDLIEPEALVELCSENDLKIVATHEPALDIINEPELVAERLKRLGCRYTAYPYPAEVDLDDRSSIEKFAQDLERAGKVLSEQGKVLMYHNHAMEFRKFPGSKSTILEYLYAETTSANLQGEIDTYWVQLGGQSPAAWCKKLTGRLPVLHLKDYKIKGNKDPDYCEIGEGNLDIPGILQAASEAGTKYVIVEQDTCDGDPFDSIATSYAYLSDLLS